Proteins encoded by one window of Dermochelys coriacea isolate rDerCor1 chromosome 13, rDerCor1.pri.v4, whole genome shotgun sequence:
- the LOC119841653 gene encoding duodenase-1-like translates to MQLQILLLLPMTFFLFPGAHTGEIIGGQEAKPHSRPYMAYLKSKTCRSEETCGGFLVREDFVLTAAHCADGDITVLLGAHNIHRKEKTQQRVSVRQKFPHPKYNKTSIENDLILLQLAEPAELDDAVYTIPLPQAGRTVDPGSVCSVAGWGKTNHDTKLTTNILQEVELEVMSDETCQEDRQLQQYYKPSKMMCVGDPDEDKATFSGDSGGPLVCDGTAQGIVSFGKNDGSPPRVFTKVSAYVPWIKKTMRGLSSPGSHAKSPASLH, encoded by the exons ATGCAGCTCCAGATCTTGCTCCTGCTCCCCATGACCTTTTTCCTGTTCCCTGGTGCTCATACTG GGGAGATCATTGGCGGCCAGGAAGCCAAGCCGCATTCCCGTCCCTATATGGCCTATCTCAAGAGCAAAACCTGCAGAAGTGAAGAGACATGTGGGGGATTCCTGGTGCGGGAGGATTTTGTGCTGACAGCCGCTCACTGCGCTGATGG GGACATCACTGTGCTCCTTGGAGCCCACAACATCCATCGGAAAGAGAAGACCCAGCAAAGAGTCTCTGTGCGGCAGAAGTTCCCCCATCCCAAATACAACAAGACGAGCATTGAGAATGACCTGATTCTGCTGCAG CTGGCGGAGCCGGCAGAGCTGGACGATGCCGTATACACCATCCCGCTGCCCCAGGCTGGCCGCACTGTGGATCCGGGGTCTGTGTGCAGTGTGGCAGGATGGGGCAAGACCAACCATGACACTAAGCTAACCACCAACATCCTCCAAGAGGTGGAGCTGGAGGTGATGTCAGATGAGACCTGCCAGGAGGACAGGCAGCTCCAACAATACTACAAGCCCTCGAAGATGATGTGTGTGGGGGACCCTGAtgaggacaaggccacattctCG GGCGACTCCGGGGGCCCCCTGGTGTGTGACGGGACAGCCCAGGGCATTGTCTCCTTTGGCAAAAATGACGGGTCCCCTCCGAGGGTGTTCACCAAGGTCTCCGCGTATGTCCCCTGGATCAAGAAAACAATGAGGGGTCTCAGCAGCCCAGGGTCCCACGCTAAAAGTCCTGCGTCCCTTCATtga